One window from the genome of Anguilla rostrata isolate EN2019 chromosome 5, ASM1855537v3, whole genome shotgun sequence encodes:
- the LOC135255173 gene encoding immunoglobulin superfamily DCC subclass member 3-like, which yields MATRRCCLLSCLLGLLLNALVGVTSGAELSFTLEPSDIIAVQEQPLMLHCQVNGVPPITTQWRRNGLLLSEGRNHATFANGSLLIGRFQQTKPDGSSDEGDYECVAQNSFGLVVSRKARVQAASK from the exons ATGGCTACCAGAAGGTGCTGCTTACTTTCATGCTTACTTGGATTACTCCTGAACGCTTTAGTCG gtgtgACCTCTGGGGCCGAGCTGTCCTTCACCCTGGAGCCCAGTGACATCATCGCCGTGCAGGAGCAGCCCCTCATGCTGCACTGCCAGGTGAACGGCGTCCCGCCCATCACCACGCAGTGGAGGCGGAACGGCCTCCTCCTGTCGGAGGGCCGCAACCACGCCACGTTCGCCAACGGCTCGCTGCTGATCGGCCGCTTCCAGCAGACCAAGCCCGACGGCTCCTCGGACGAGGGGGACTACGAGTGCGTGGCCCAGAACTCCTTCGGCCTGGTGGTGAGCCGCAAGGCCCGGGTGCAGGCTGCCAGTAAGTAG